One window of the Oncorhynchus mykiss isolate Arlee chromosome 5, USDA_OmykA_1.1, whole genome shotgun sequence genome contains the following:
- the LOC110523937 gene encoding uncharacterized protein LOC110523937 codes for MKGDVHREYLSPDLNLLRMYRLYKENNTTSSAKFWVYRDIFKQQSLNFGQPRSDTCGKCDAFFTKMSAATSEEEKRKIAVESELHHRKAEKAYTQLQSDTEWAKANADCHVISVDLQGVMYTPNLTHSNVYYQRQLSNFNFCIQELGKEDPAYMCDWHEGIAHRGSIEVASCIMKWVKTKFTPLTKPEVRKLIIFSDRCCGQNNNWRMLNLMSMLVSMGYFTQVEQKFMVSGHSFLPCDRSFATIEKRRKVSVLHTPDDVSKMILEAQPAKPLKMRMQCEDFRHLPDSVLKRPAGLQITSVRWLKKSQLRILGICTPNRATVYLRDGSRG; via the exons ATGAAGGGGGATGTACACAGAGAATACCTCAGCCCTGATCTGAATTTGTTGCGAATGTACCGACTCTACAAAGAGAATAATACCACATCATCTGCAAAATTCTGGGTTTATAGGGACATTTTCAAACAGCAGAGTCTCAATTTCGGCCAACCCAGGAGTGACACCTGTGGCAAATGTGACGCATTCTTCACTAAGATGTCAGCAGCAACAtctgaagaggagaagaggaagattgCAGTTGAAAGTGAGTTACACCATCGAAAAGCCGAAAAGGCCTACACACAGCTTCAAAGTGACACTGAGTGGGCTAAAGCCAATGCTGACTGCCATGTCATTTCTGTGGATCTACAGGGGGTGATGTACACCCCTAATCTGACCCACTCCAATGTCTACTACCAGCGGCAGCTGTCAAATTTTAACTTTTGCATCCAGGAACTTGGAAAAGAAGATCCTGCATACATGTGTGATTGGCATGAGGGGATTGCACACCGAGGGTCCATTGAGGTGGCAAGCTGCATAATGAAGTGGGTGAAGACAAAATTCACGCCACTCACCAAACCAGAGGTGCGCAAGTTGATCATATTCAGTGACAGATGCTGTGGGCAGAATAACAACTGGCGGATGCTCAATCTGATGTCGATGCTCGTCTCTATGGGTTACTTTACCCAAGTTGAGCAGAAGTTCATGGTCTCTGGTCATTCTTTTCTTCCTTGTGATCGATCTTTTGCCACCATCGAGAAGAGGCGCAAGGTGTCAGTCCTTCATACACCTGATGATGTTTCAAAGATGATACTTGAAGCACAACCAGCAAAACCATTAAAGATGAGGATGCAATGTGAAGACTTCAGGCACCTCCCAGATTCTGTCCTCAAGCGACCAGCTGGACTACAGATCACCTCAGTGAGGTGGTTAAAAAAGTCACAG TTGAGGATCCTTGGAATCTGTACGCCAAACAGAGCCACAGTCTATTTGAGGGATGGAAGTCGTGGCTGA